The proteins below come from a single Melospiza melodia melodia isolate bMelMel2 chromosome 12, bMelMel2.pri, whole genome shotgun sequence genomic window:
- the TRPM2 gene encoding transient receptor potential cation channel subfamily M member 2 — protein MSARGRCARVLPSELNKVCPERGDEPATHPSKMSDFEVVPNLQQSSSSVSRSRRKAHFPAGSNEKENLISWIPENIRKKECTYFVESSQTSDSGRIVCECGYLREQHLDDAAKPPIFLGKEWDPSRHIQEMPTDAFGDIRFTGLGQKTGKYVRVSSDTPPRVIYHLMTQHWGLDPPNLLISVTGGAKNFIMKPRLKNIFRQGLVKVAQTTGAWIITGGSHAGVMKQVGEAVRDFMLSCSHKEGDIVTIGIATWGTVYNRESLVCPMGGFPAEYVLDEENQGSLSCLDSNHSHFILVDDGTHGRYGVEIPLRTRLEKFISEQTKVKGGVAIKIPIVCVVLEGGPGTLDTIYNAITHGTPCVIVEGSGRVADVIAQVANLPVAKITIALIQSKLSVLFQDTYELFTESKLVEWTKKIQDIVRSRQLLTIFREGKYGQQDVDVAILQALFKASRNQDHFGRENWDHQLKLAVAWNRVDIARSEIFTDDHDWKPSDLHPVMAAALISNKPDFVKLFLEQGVRLNDFVTWDTLVYLYDNLAPSCLFHSKLQKVLLEEREHTAGSKVPRQQMHHVSQVLRELLGCSTQPLYPKPKQAERPRLSIPVPHIKLNVQGSSLRSLYKRSPGRVTFTMDPVRDLLIWAVVQNRRELAEIIWAQSQDCMAAALACSKILKELAKEEEDTDTTDDMLALAEEYEHKAIGVFTDCYRKDEERAQKLLTRVSEAWGKTTCLQLALEAKNMNFVSHGGVQAFLTKVWWGKLSVDNGLWRVITCMLFFPLLYTKLITFSREKRLQPPMGCLARLRAFFTAPIVIFLMNTLSYFTFLLLFAYVLMVDFQPAPSWREYLIYFWLFSLVCEETRQLLYDPDGLGIVKMASLYIKDFWNKLDICAILVFIAGLTCRLIPSTLYPGRIILSLAFIIFCLRLMHIFTVSRTLGPKIIIVKRMMKDVFFFLFLLAVWVVSFGVAKQAILIHNEERVEWLFRGVVYHSYLTIFGQIPSYIDGVNFNIDQCSPNGTDPYKPKCPETNGDNNTPIFPEWLTVILLCLYLLFTNILLLNLLIAMFNYTFQQVQEHTDQIWKFQRHDLIQEYHGRPPAPPPLILLSHLQLLLRRGLLRQPATQHKLKEKLEKNEEAALLSWEMYLKESYLQHQQCQEKQNTEQMIRDIAQRVDVLAELLDLDRVKRTGVVEQRLGSLEDQVHQSAQALRWMMQALRGNGFSPAEDVPPVGSSTALGTKELALEGRPEERQPPCHVLARNLLYPGSHILRFPVPDEKVPWEVDFPLYDPPAYSAEHKDMAVQDPFSLSLESLLKINYNTMDGLIDRQSFHGLYTVQDGLPLNPMGRTGLRGRGRLHCFGPNHALHPVVTRWRRNLDGSIIRKSLKKMLEVLVAQYPLSDVWALPGGSLEPGETLPLKLKWILRREFWPQFQNLLKQGTEVHKGYLDDPRNTDNAWVETVAISVHFDTQHDLEMKRLNSFLQGCDPELCIRWQVLDKRIPLHANHKELLHKVSTLLGAYY, from the exons ATGTCGGCGCGCGGGCGCTGCGCCAGGGTGCTGCCCTCCGAGCTGAACAAGGTGTGCCCCGAGAGGGGAGATGAGCCTGCCACACACCCCAGCAAGATGAGCGACTTCGAGGTGGTCCCcaacctgcagcagagcagcagcagtgtctccaggagcaggaggaaggctcatttccctgctggcagCAATGAAAAG GAAAATCTCATCTCCTGGATTCCTGAAAACATCCGAAAGAAGGAATGCACCTATTTTGTGGAAAGCTCCCAGACGTCAGATTCTGG GAGGATCGTTTGTGAGTGTGGCTATCTCAGGGAACAGCACCTTGACGATGCTGCCAAGCCTCCCATCTTCCTGGGGAAGGAGTGGGACCCCAGCAGGCACATCCAGGAGATGCCAACGGATGCCTTCGGCGACATCCGCTTCACAGGGCTGGGGCAGAAGACAGGGAAG TACGTGCGTGTCTCCTCGGACACCCCCCCAAGGGTCATCTACCACCTCATGACACAGCACTGGGGCCTGGACCCCCCCAACCTGCTCATCTCAGTCACTGGGGGAGCCAAAAACTTCATCATGAAGCCAAGGCTGAAGAACATCTTCCGGCAAGGGCTGGTCAAGGTGGCCCAGACCACAG GAGCCTGGATCATCACAGGGGGGTCCCACGCTGGTGTGATGAAACAGGTGGGAGAGGCAGTGCGAGACTTCATGCtgagctgcagccacaaggaggGCGACATTGTCACCATTGGCATTGCCACCTGGGGGACCGTGTACAACCGCGAGAGCCTCGTCTGCCCCATG GGGGGCTTTCCTGCTGAGTACGTGCTGGATGAGGAGAACCAaggcagcctttcctgcctggaCAGCAACCACTCCCACTTCATCCTGGTGGACGACGGGACCCACGGGAGGTACGGTGTGGAAATCCCCCTGAGGACCAGGCTGGAGAAGTTCATCTCTGAGCAGACCAAGGTGAAAGGAG GTGTTGCCATCAAGATCCCCATCGTGTGTGTggtgctggaaggaggccctgGGACTCTTGAT accaTCTACAATGCCATCACCCACGGGACCCCCTGTGTGATCGTGGAAGGGTCGGGGCGCGTGGCCGATGTCATCGCGCAGGTGGCCAACCTGCCCGTGGCCAAGATCACCATCGCCCTGATCCAGAGCAAACTCAGCGTCCTCTTCCAGGACACCTACGAGCTCTTCACTGAGAGCAAACTGGTGGAGTGGACCAAGAAG ATCCAAGACATCGTGCGGAGCCGGCAGCTCCTGACCATCTTCAGAGAGGGCAAATATGGCCAGCAAGACGTGGATGTGGCCATCCTCCAGGCCCTCTTCAAAG CATCCCGAAACCAGGACCACTTTGGtcgggagaactgggaccaccaGCTGAAGCTGGCCGTGGCCTGGAACAGGGTGGACATTGCCCGGAGTGAGATCTTCACAGATGACCACGACTGGAAG ccctcagATCTCCACCCCGTGATGGCAGCCGCCCTGATCTCCAACAAACCCGACTTTGTGAAGCTGTTCCTGGAGCAGGGAGTGCGCCTCAATGATTTTGTCACCTGGGACACGCTGGTTTACCTCTACGACAACCTGGCGCCATCCTGCCTGTTCCACAGCAAGCTGCAGAAGGTGCTGCTGGAGGAGAGGGAGCACACGGCCGGCTCCAAGGTGCCGAGGCAGCAGATGCACCACGTCTCGCAGGTGCTGCGGGAGCTGCTGGGGTGCTCCACGCAGCCCCTGTACCCCAAGCCCAAGCAGGCGGAGCGGCCCCGGCTCTCCATCCCCGTGCCGCACATCAAGCTGAAC GTGCAGGGCTCCAGCCTGAGGTCCCTCTACAAGCGCTCTCCTGGCCGAGTCACCTTCACCATGGACCCCGTGCGCGACCTGCTCATCTGGGCCGTGGTGCAGAACCGCAGGGAGCTGGCAGAGATCATCTGGGCACAG AGCCAGGACTGCATGGCAGCTGCACTGGCCTGCAGCAAAATCCTGAAGGAGCTggccaaggaggaggaggacacgGACACCACCGATGACATGCTGGCCCTGGCCGAGGAGTACGAGCACAAAGCAATCG GTGTGTTCACAGACTGCTACCGCAAGGACGAGGAGAGAGCCCAGAAGCTTCTCACCCGTGTCTCTGAGGCCTGGGGGAAGACAACCTGTCTGCAGCTGGCCTTGGAGGCCAAGAACATGAATTTTGTGTCCCATGGGGGCGTTCAG GCTTTTCTAACCAAGGTCTGGTGGGGGAAGCTCTCAGTGGACAATGGCCTTTGGAGGGTGATCACCTGCATGCTGTTCTTCCCCTTGCTCTACACCAAGCTCATCACCTTCAG cagggagAAGAGGCTGCAGCCCCCCATGGGCTGCCTGGCGCGCCTCCGAGCCTTCTTCACAGCGCCCATCGTCATCTTCCTCATGAACACCCTGTCCTACTTcaccttcctgctgctcttcGCCTACGTGCTGATGGTGGACTTCCAGCCCGCGCCCTCCTGGCGGGAATACCTCATCTACTTCTGGCTCTTCTCCCTGGTGTGCGAGGAGACCCGCCAG CTCTTGTATGATCCAGATGGACTTGGGATTGTGAAAATGGCTTCCCTGTACATCAAGGACTTCTGGAACAAGCTGGATATCTGTGCTATCCTGGTCTTTATTGCAGGGCTGACTTGCAG GCTGATCCCATCAACGTTATACCCCGGGCGCATCATACTGTCCCTGGCGTTCATCATTTTCTGCCTGCGCCTGATGCACATTTTCACAGTCAGCAGGACACTGGGGCCCAAGATCATCATTGTGAAGCGCATG ATGAAGgatgtcttcttcttcctcttcctgctGGCAGTGTGGGTGGTGTCCTTTGGGGTGGCCAAGCAGGCTATCCTGATCCACAACGAGGAACGTGTGGAGTGGCTGTTCCGTGGCGTGGTCTACCATTCCTACCTGACCATCTTCGGGCAGATTCCCTCCTACATTGATG GGGTCAACTTCAACATCGACCAGTGCAGCCCCAACGGGACCGACCCTTACAAGCCCAAGTGCCCGGAGACAAACGGGGACAACAACACACCCATCTTCCCAGAGTGGCTGACAGTCATCCTGCTGTGCCTGTACCTGCTCTTCACCAACATCCTCCTCCTCAACCTCCTCATTGCCATGTTCAA CTACACCTTCCAGCAGGTGCAGGAGCACACGGACCAGATCTGGAAGTTCCAGCGGCACGACCTGATCCAGGAGTACCAcggccgcccgcccgcgccgccgcccctcATCCTGCTCAgccacctgcagctgctgctgcgccGGGGCCTGCTCCGCCAGCCTGCCACCCAGCACAAGCTCA AGGAGAAGCTGGAGAAGAACGAAGAAGCTGCCCTGCTCTCGTGGGAGATGTACCTGAAGGAGAgctacctgcagcaccagcagtgcCAGGAGAAGCAGAACACGGAGCAGATGATCCGGGACATTGCACAGAG GGTTgatgtgctggcagagctgctggactTGGACAGGGTGAAGAGGACGGGGGTAGTGGAGCAAAGATTGGGCTCTCTGGAGGACCAG gtGCACCAGAGCGCCCAGGCCCTGCGGTGGATGATGCAGGCGCTGCGGGGCAATGGCTTCAGCCCGGCAGAGGATGTGCCGCCCGTGG GCTcctccacagccctgggcaccaagGAGCTTGCCCTGGAGGGGAGGCCCGAGGAGAGGCAGCCCCCGTGCCACGTGCTGGCCCGGAACCTCCTGTACCCGGGGTCCCACATTCTCCGCTTCCCTGTGCCCGACGAGAAGGTGCCCTGGGAG GTGGATTTCCCGCTCTACGACCCCCCGGCCTACTCGGCTGAGCACAAGGACATGGCAGTGCAGGACCCCTTCAGCCT CTCCTTGGAGTCTCTGCTCAAGATCAACTACAACACCATGGACGGGCTGATCGACCGGCAGAGCTTCCACGGGCTGTACACCGTGCAGGACGGGCTGCCACT GAACCCCATGGGCAGGACGGGGCTGAGAGGCCGTGGGAGGCTGCACTGCTTCGGGCCCAACCATGCCCTGCACCCCGTGGTGACCCG CTGGAGGAGGAACCTGGATGGGTCCATCATAAGGAAGAGCCTGAAGAAGATGCTGGAAGTGCTGGTGGCCCAATACCCCCTGTCAGATGTgtgggcactgcctggg GGCTCCCTGGAGCCAGGGGAGACGCTGCCACTGAAGCTCAAGTGGATCCTGCGCAGGGAGTTCTGGCCCCAGTTCCAGAACCTGCTGAAACAAGGCACTGag GTGCACAAGGGCTACCTGGACGACCCCCGGAACACAGATAATGCCTGGGTGGAGACGGTGGCCATCAGCGTGCACTTTGACACCCAGCACGACCTGGAGATGAAGCGGCTGAACTCG TTCCTCCAGGGCTGTGACCCCGAGCTGTGCATCCGCTGGCAGGTGCTGGACAAGAGGATCCCCCTGCACGCCAACCACAAGGAGCTCCTGCACAAGGTCTCAACCCTCCTCGGTGCCTACTACTGA